In the Silene latifolia isolate original U9 population chromosome 1, ASM4854445v1, whole genome shotgun sequence genome, GCCGTCTGTGTTATCCTATGATTATATGCTTCTACCCTACCTTTATTTTGCTTGATTATACAAGTGATATGCATTGATCTTGTCGACCCATTGAATGAAACATAGACTTGTGAGAGTAACTATGTTTGTGGTGTAATTCGACTAGTGACATGTCGCAAACTCGCAATTGCTTGTACTGAGTTAATTTTATTTTGAGCAGTGTATGAGTTAAGTTTTCCGAGTATTACAATCTAAGATGAAGAGTTAATTTCATTACATTATAAGTTTTACACCTTTACACATGCTATATGTCCGTGTGATTGTGAATTGTGGCATTGTCTTACTAAGTTTAAGAACAAGAAAATTATATGCGCTACTAAATGGATTTTAGAAGATGGGGGTGGTGTTACTTGGcttttgatgatttcttcttcaGGTGTTTGTCATAGAAGTTGGCCGTTGCTTTGTTTGTTATTGTAGATATGTTAGTTCAAAAGTCATTAAGTTGAGTCACTTGAGTGTATAGTAGCTATGTTGTATAGGCTTTTGTGACGAATGTACTACTTTTTTTTTGGATGGTTGCATTATAAACTGTGTGTTGACTATTGTTCCCAAATTTTGATTCctatttttttttaagaaaaatatCCATATATCTTTTTCTCTCTCCTTCAAGGCTTCAACTGCTAACATTGCTGTTCATTTTCTTCTTCTCATAGGTGCGTATATAGAGAAATGAGGATTGTGGGGTTAACAGGTGGGATTTCTTCTGGGAAAAGTACCGTCTCCAATCTTTTTAAAGCCCACTCCATTCCTGTTGTCGATGCCGACCTTGTTGCTCGGGTACTCCACCCTCTTCCTTTCTCCCATCTCCCCTTTCTCCtcaattttatatttttatatttcaGATATGTTTATTAGTTGCATCTCTGAGACTCTGATCTAGGTATATCTGTAGTGACTAGTGAGTACTTCAGAATATTAGTACTGTTTATGAAAATTCACATAGGAAACATAAAAGTTTGAACTTGAAGGATTATTTTGTTATGGTACTATGATTTTCTGTTGAAGTGGTTTTTCTTGGCAATTATAATCAAGGGCTCTTGGTAAAGAAGAATGATTTTGCCCAATAAAGATTGACCTTACATTAAAAGTCAGTTCTTAATGATGCATGCAGATTGGCCCCAGTTGAGTAACTTATTAGGTTTTAACTCAACTGTAATGTCTTACTGTATCTTTTTTGCTGAGGCATGGTACTGGAATCAGTTTAACTTTGGTTGAAAAGCAACACTGATCAGGTTTTTTAGTATCCCTGTAGTCTAGAATTTGCCTCTCACATATATAGCGAATCTTAGTCATGGGATTTGCCCTTATATCATATGCACGGTACCACGATCTGGAAAATGTGGAGGGTAATAAACTTTGTTATGTACATGGCCTATCCAGTCCAGTATGCTGCAGTAACAAGATTTATCATAGTCTCTGATGTCCAAAAATGTTCTACCATCTGGCAATGTGGTTAGTTTTAAGAAGCCTCATCTAGGGCAGCTGGTGGGCATGGGCCAAGCTAGATAGAGACGAGACTGTTATAATGTTAAATTTACTCCTGTCCGCCTACTCATTTATTACACTACCCACCTCCACGTCCCCATGTCCTCCGCACTTAGGGCAAGTGTGAGACGGGTATCTATTTTTCTCACCTATTGATTTTGGTGCCCACTTTTGGCTTTTGTTAAGTTTGCTTGGATTCTGGTTTTCATTTTATCTGATGAGACTGTTGACCTCAATGAACCGCATACACCTCGTGTATTGTGTACATTATTTGTCTCATGAGTTTTATCAAAGTATATGAATCAAATGCTCTATTAAGTTCATTTTGTGTGCCTGTATTATATATTATGTATTATGAATTCTTATTGAGACGTACTACAAATAAGGCAACCCTAATGTGATGTGGTAGCAACCTTGACCTGAAGTAAAGCAGAAACCTGCTGTTTCAGAAACCTGTTGCTTCATAACTATGTTACTCAGACTCGTTTAGAAGTATCCGATATGGGTCTGTGTTTAAATGTCGGACTCGGCTACTTTTATGAAAAATCCGCTTGGCTTATAATGAAGAGTCTAAATGTCATACACATGCCCAAGTGTCGAGTGTCAGACACAGGTACACGAGGGAATTTGAAGAGTCGGACTATCATTAACCTGTCACATAGATTGATGAGTTGACATCGTTATGTGAAAGACAATGCTTTTTCAAGCTTCTCCTCTTTAGAGTATTTTTGACCATTTCGTTGTATGTTGACTATCATCCTTGAGAAAAAATCGTGAGTGCTATACTGCTGTAGGTGCAGTGTTTATCTGTATTTCCTACCCTCAATACTTCAATAGTAATCCACATAATTGCTTATTAGACTTGATAATTTCTTAAGTTTTTAATATATCTAAAAAGCTTGTGATGTTTTTTTAATGTGTTTTTTGTTTCATGTTTCTTTTTTCCAGGATGCATTGAAGAAAGGCACAGCAGGATGGAAAAAGGTTGTGAAGGCATTTGGGGATGACATTTTACAGCCTGACGGAGAAGTTGATAGACCGAAGTTGGGGAGAAATGTTTTCTCTGATCCAGAAAAGCGCCAGCTACTAAATAGGTCGGGAATTTTTTCTACAGCGTCAAAATAAAAGGTCTTTTCATTGAGATGCTTGCCATTCTGCTTGTACTGTGAAGATCGTGTTCGTAATTCTGTCTCTTCAAATGCTACACATTGCCAAAGTTTAAGTTTACTCTTCATCCTCCTCAGAAGCCCCAAACACTTTCGCCCTTGCATTTTTATTTGTAGTCTACCTTGCTTGTTGCTATATTGTTTATAGCTCCTGTCCTTATATCATCAATAGATGATTGATCTGCTCCCATCCCCAAAACAACAATTACAATTTTCCTGCCTTCGGGCATGGGACCTcataatttttatattttttggttTTAGCACAGATTGTATCTTTGAGCGTGCCTGCTACTATTTTGAACAATCaaattatttgttaatttttggtTTGGTATGCTTCAGGTTATTGGCACCACATATTTCTTCTGGCATTTTCAAGGAGATTGTGAAGCTGTGGTTGAAGGGGCACAAGGTTATTGTTCTTGACATCCCACTGTTATTTGAGGCCAAAATGGACAAATGGACCAAGCCCAATATAGTTGTATGGGTTGATAGTGAAACTCAACTAAAGAGATTGGTTGCTAGAGATAGAATAACTGAGGACGAAGCTCATAACAAAATTAATGCTCAGATGTCCTTAGATTCCAAACGAAGTAGAGCAGACATTGTCATTGATAACACTGGATCACTTGAGGATTTGAATGAACAATTCCAGAATGTGCTGCGCGTAGTTGCCCGACCTTTAACCTGGAGTGAGTTCATGCTTTCTAGACAAGGAGTCTTCTCTGCTATTGCTTTCGTTGTTCTAGGTGTCCTTATGGCCAAAAGAGTATATAAATGTGACGGCTTGTAGTCTTTTGTTCTTTGGCCCCATTGTTCTTTTGTTCGGAAATAGTGTGCAATTCGAATGCTGTGTATTTTTCTTAAATATAGCAAAGTTTCAACTCAGTAGTTGGTGAAGGCTTTCTTCTCTGCTCCCTTGAGTGGACAAAAGTGAACTATGTTTATTTTATGCAAGCAGAATCGTGTTTCAATGAGAACTACTTATTAGATTTCGCGTATTTGTCTTTTCTGTGGTTTTTCTTTTTAATAATTATCATTTCCTGGTTTTCATCATCTTTTCTGTGGTTATTTGGGTTTTCGGAGTAAAGGAGCCATGGTTCTCCATGTGAACTGCCTGTTAAGCTGCCTGGAAGAGCTAGCTCATTCTCCATTGCAATGGCTAGCTAGTGCTGGCGTGCTGCTATGGAAGTATGGAAACAACTAGGTCGTTTTACCTCCTATCTTAAGTGAAAAGGTAGAACTAGTGGGGTATTTTGGGGATGCATTTTCAATGTTTCTTTTCATTTCCTGGTGTTCTGCAAGGCTATTCCCCTTGGTTAAACTTGGGCTTTTTGTTCAACTATTGGACCCATAGGAGTAGAGTGAGAGGAATTGCTTATGTACTTGAGTTTGGTTTGTGCACTCAGATGATTTTAAGGTTTCAAGTTGATGATTAATTTTGCTTGATGAAAAGTTCTGAAACAAATTAGTGTGTTCATTTTCGAGAGACTAGGGTCTATAATAGTCATATACGGAGTACCTTCGCTGGAGTACCTTCGTTTGTACCACTACAGCACTACCCTTGACATCAATTTTAGATGCTTACATTGAAGGATGTGGTGATGATAGAATCAATGttttcaactttctttttcaTGAGCTTTCATTACAGTTAAGCTATGTTGATGTCAGATGCGATTTCGGGAAACATCAAGCTCCAGCAACAACTGAGTGCTAAACTGTCAGGTAACCTATCTGACTGACATACAAGGCTGAAATATGCTGCGTACCATAAACCATACTAATTCTTAAGCACATATGTTGAATTTCTTCGTCGTGCAATTTGTGTCAGGACAAATGGACAATCTCTTGCGGAGTACTTTGGATGTGAATCAGTGAATTTGATTGAATTCTAGCATAGTAATTGGCAGCGGAGAAGAAAGAAACTGGAGTATTCAAGGTAGCGCTTCATTTCTCAGCTGATTGATTACTCTCCCTATTTTAAATGATTTTACTGTAGGACCTTCTCATCATAAATATTAATTTATTGCTTGCATGATAATTTGGATTTCTTTACAAATTGTATGATAGTTCAGCTATTCAGTTGATGAATATGATGTTCACTATCAAAGAAGAGTTTGTCTTCTCTTGGCTGCTTTTGATAGTTGTCTTATTTTGTAAAGTTATGCACTAGAACTTATCATAAGTTGCGTAGTTAGTGCAGGAACTTCTAAGGTGGGATGCAATATACTACTATTAATTATGGCTGCATGCGTGCATCTACGTAGAAACTGACCATTGTTTTAATTATATTAGCGTTGTGGTGGCATATCTGATTTCCATCAACAGCCACCACATAAAAACGACGAAAAAATATTAATCAGTGCCTCTGAGGCACCTGCACCTGGCTAGAAGTCGGGTTTGTACGCAATCTAACCCATATACCGGAAATACACAAAGATTGTTTCCAGGTGACCATAGCGATCGAGAATTGCATTAGTCAACTAGTACTTCACACACTATAAGACAATTTAGTGAATCATTTTGATTTATTCTATTGTAGTCCAAATTTTGTAGCCATCAAGCTATGACTGCGAGAAGCATTGAACTTTTTTGTGGTGGGATATGAGTTGATAATTGACTCATATTAGCACCCAAAAATGGCTTATTCATGCATTTTGTCTTTTAGTATGCTGTATGCCTAACCCTTTGTTATCCCAAATAAAATGTTATCTTTGAAAAGATTTGAGTGGTGTATTCAGACGTAGCCACCACCTGGATCTGCAAATATGTTGCGGTTTTTGTTGACAGACCAGAAAAACTCTTTTCTATTGCAATATTACATTATTACTTGTTGCTTCTGCTTGCTATTAGCCTATATCTACTTGTCATGTATTAGTGTAATTTTCAGAATGAAATCATGTTAGTTTAATGCGTCTTTTTTTGTGGAAGATGATTTGTACAATCCACTAACATTCTTCCTCATAAGATTAGGTAGAACTATTCTGTGATGAGATCTCGCACTCTCAAATTGATGTTTTGGCTCCCTCGTTCGTTAGTTGAACCTTTGGGAGCGGTTCTCCCCATGGATGGATTGTAAAAATTAGTTCTGGCATAATATCACCTGGCCTTTTCTTGTATCTTCTGGCATAATTCCAGCCATAGTCAAATCAATAGGTTGTGAAAATTAATATCATAGAACTGTTAGCAAAGTTCTCTTCTTTCCCGTGAAGCCGTGAAGGACTCCGAAGATTCGATTTTTGAATCAGTACTTTTCACAAAATTGCTCTTTTCTTTTTTGGTTGTGAATTATGATTGACTAATAGAAATAACTAGTTAAAATTAGTAGTCAGTTACTCATAAGACCAAGGGTAGTATCAGTACATCTTTTAAAATAAGGGTAAAGCCTATATTGCTCCGACTCGACTCGGTAAGAAGTATCGACATGGGTGTGTGTTCAAGTGTCGGATTCGGCTATTTTATGGAAAAAAGCTCatgtttttggtctaaaatgaaatGTCCGAGTGTTTTACCCATTAACACAGTCAAGGTAATACTGAAGAGTTCGAGCAACGTAGGTCATAGGGTAAAGCTGTCAACAAAAGTGACCAATTTTCCAGTATTTGGCACTTTGATTGAATTGGCTAATCAATCCTTTAGGACTAATGCTGGGGTTTTCTCTTTTCTGAGTAACAGATGTGAGGTTTGGATTGTTTCAACTTTCAAGTAGTCTTTTGTCTCAGCCTCTAATCCTGAAATCCTTTCCAGCTAAGTAATTACTGACTGTAAAGTGCTATACTTGTTTGCTTAACCTTAGAAAAAGTGACTTTGCTACAAaggagaaaaataaaaataattggTTGTCCTGTCTAAATCTAATAATGTCAAATACTTTATTAATAGCCTTCAAAGACTTTACTGCCTAAGGTGGTTTTTCTCCACTTTTCATCTTTTTCAACTTGCTTTAAATTTCTTGGTGTTtgattttttaaatttattttactCCCCTACACAATCATCATTTCTGTAATACTTTTATAGTCTTTATAATATctaactaatactccctccgtcccaatcatttgtttattttttatattctttgtaaggggtattttaatcaaaggtaaacaaatgattaggatGGAGGAAGTAATATATTAGTAAAGTAGGGCAGAATAATGCGAGAAATGCTTCTTACTGCTGTACTTGAGTAGCTATATACGAAGTACAATGGTAAATGGATTAGAAATCACGGCTCGTCTGCACACATTTTTCTAGGTTTTACCATGTCACAGAAACTCTGTGTGTTTCTCGATCCAAAATTATTTTCAACcggagttttttttttcttttttttttttttcaaataagtTACAATGGTGGCACAGTATAATGGAAATGGGGATTCGAATTTGTGACCTATCATTCATTTCAAAGCTCCTTAGTTTTCGAAGCTTAGTGTCATAGGTCTTGTGGTTTTTGGAGGTGGAAAGTAGTTCGATTTCCATTTTGAGAATGGCAACTATTATTATCCTCATCTGACTTCACTATGATAATTACTTGGAAGATTTTAGTTTAAATGAAGTCATACTGTACTATTCTTTTGCTTTAGAGAGCATGGTGGAATTAATAAAATGTGTTAGTCAGTTGAATTAGTCTTCTTTATAGATCAGTGTGGTGATAAACACTTAAAGGTGTGTGGAAGTTACTTTGAGTTTGGTGAAATAGATACTTTAACTTTTGCCAGAAACATCAATATTTTTTGTCAAAAACATCTGAGATAATAAAGCTTGTTCCTTGATCGACATGTTAGTATATCTTATAGGAGTCAGATATTACCCCATTTCAACAGTTTCTCTTTAAAAAAAGAGTAGCTTAAGTTGATTTTTATCGACTATGGACTTAGAGAGGCTGCACATATACGACCTCCAATACCCTCAATTTGCAGGAGCTATTGAGAGTTGAGACCGTGGTTTTGCATTTGGAAGAGTTGAGACCATAAAGCACCAAGTTATTAACACAAATATGAAATAAATATAGCAATTTCATATGAGTTTTTGTGCATCTTATTGCTGGTGGTTTTGCATTTGGAAGATTTGATTGTAACTTTGAAGTGTTATTGTGTCAGGCTGTCATTAGTGAACCCATTGAAGCGCATATTATTGTGGCATGTCGGGTAATGTTGCATTATGGGTCAGCCTAGTTTGTACTGTTTTTGTACTAATATTTTTCAACCCACGTGCTTATGCTTCCCTTCACGCATGAGCCCATTCATAACTGGTACTAGCAATACATTTCCCAAGTTTCCTACCTTTTATAACATCTtatattgaaatttgaaatgtgaTGCTTTTCTTAATCTGTATCAGTTTTTTGTGTCCATAATATATGCCTTGTTTCACATAAACTATTATTATAAATGTAACATAATTCGTCTACTTTATTGAGCCTTGTAATCTGTAATGAATGTTACAAAGACCCTACGAATGGAGTTGCTTATAGTCCCTTCTTCATATTCGAATACTGCGTTGTAGCTAACTGTTCAAGAAGTTTTGGAGCTTTCGTCTTACCATCACGATTTTCTGATTAGTGATAGAAGTGTGGGTGCTTCCTATTAAAGATCGCCATGCTTCGTTTGACCTCGAGTATTATCTTAGAATACCTCAAACAAGACTGTGACAGAGGAAGATACTCCTAAGGGCATCCTCCGAGTAAATACATGATACGACTAATACTTTTAACTCGTGTACTCGTTTTTTTGGCCTATTAAACTCAAATCTTACTGTTTTCTCTCAAATTTTTAGGGTTCCACCCTGTGTTACCCCGACTCTCCGACATGGGGATCATGTCTGACACGTCGGAAATGGCTATTTTGTGCGAAGCTTTCAATTTTTTGGTCTAAAGTGATGTGTCGAAGTGTCGGTATTGGGTCGGATACGCGACACGGCAGCTAAGTGAAGTGTCAGAATAACAGGTTCCACCACTAACTTCAGAATTATTACCATAAGAAAAGTAACTAACCTACACATGTGACTAGTTGTATTTTCTATAGCATGAATGTTAATTTTTGAAAAAAACCAGGACATACTTTAATCAACTCCAAAGTAACATAGGACTGCGGACCCCTTTTACAATCCTATTTCCAAAAAGTTGACAATAAAATTTCCCACTAGTCTTGTGTTTGCTTAGCCCATCTCCTGTCTTTTTCTGCTTTGTTGCTCCTA is a window encoding:
- the LOC141602967 gene encoding dephospho-CoA kinase-like, with product MRIVGLTGGISSGKSTVSNLFKAHSIPVVDADLVARDALKKGTAGWKKVVKAFGDDILQPDGEVDRPKLGRNVFSDPEKRQLLNRLLAPHISSGIFKEIVKLWLKGHKVIVLDIPLLFEAKMDKWTKPNIVVWVDSETQLKRLVARDRITEDEAHNKINAQMSLDSKRSRADIVIDNTGSLEDLNEQFQNVLRVVARPLTWSEFMLSRQGVFSAIAFVVLGVLMAKRVYKCDGL